A stretch of Aerococcaceae bacterium zg-252 DNA encodes these proteins:
- a CDS encoding ABC transporter ATP-binding protein, whose amino-acid sequence MNLFTTRQKVNLYFSIFIGIIGSFVSILMPKMLSKLIDLESSTIPLNIIAALIGIVLLQIILGAISNLMTVKNVESVLVGFISRVQGHLLRVKESERHQFNSTEISSLIMTNADIIKAFYSVSLVEVLTSIFVVVPTLVLLILIDWKLTLLIFILLPVWIIILSPLSARVEKLSQETNQVKSFTISKMAESFLQRKSIKVNNAETFASEQVLNNLDKLKQQAIKEKFIDSITRLLAIILLIAVIAAIFYYGSQRVLTGSITMGEFISFLIYIFMLLTPMSAISQFSNQVGKYKAAMQYFDELNQLVEEEKGGEFVSLRGGDIRIEDLSFKYHEDENNVFENLSLTVQSNQLTALVGPSGAGKSTLIQMILRLYEPTDGAIVYNGQLSESVSIKSLREQIAWLSQDNVLLNASIRENLIYSLAAVPDEQQLWNVLERVDLKEMVENLPNQLDSEVGEMGSNLSGGQKQRLQFARALLEKAPVIILDEATAHLDSQSEKIIVNIIEEMRKETTFFVISHRLSTTQTADKIYFLDKGGKITGEGTHYELMNNHSTYAKFVENQMINS is encoded by the coding sequence ATGAATTTATTTACAACAAGGCAAAAAGTGAATTTATACTTTTCAATTTTTATTGGCATAATTGGAAGTTTTGTTTCGATTTTGATGCCGAAAATGTTATCAAAGTTGATTGATTTAGAATCATCAACGATTCCTTTGAATATCATTGCTGCCTTAATTGGTATTGTTTTATTACAAATCATCTTAGGTGCTATATCAAACTTAATGACTGTAAAAAATGTTGAATCTGTATTGGTTGGATTTATTAGCCGTGTGCAAGGGCACTTATTGAGAGTGAAAGAAAGTGAACGGCATCAGTTTAATAGTACTGAAATTTCCAGTTTAATCATGACAAATGCGGATATTATTAAAGCATTCTATTCAGTTAGTTTGGTAGAGGTATTAACTAGTATCTTCGTAGTGGTGCCGACATTGGTGTTGTTAATTCTCATTGATTGGAAATTAACTTTATTAATCTTTATACTCTTACCAGTATGGATAATTATTCTTTCACCTTTATCAGCTAGAGTTGAGAAATTATCTCAAGAAACCAATCAAGTAAAAAGTTTTACGATTAGTAAAATGGCAGAGTCATTTTTGCAACGAAAATCAATTAAAGTGAACAATGCAGAAACCTTTGCAAGTGAACAAGTGTTAAATAATTTAGATAAGTTAAAACAGCAGGCAATTAAGGAAAAATTCATTGATAGTATCACAAGACTATTAGCGATTATATTGCTTATTGCAGTTATTGCAGCTATTTTTTACTATGGTTCTCAACGTGTATTAACAGGTTCAATTACAATGGGGGAATTCATTTCATTTTTAATTTATATTTTTATGTTATTGACACCAATGTCTGCGATTAGTCAATTTAGTAATCAGGTTGGAAAGTATAAAGCTGCGATGCAATACTTTGATGAATTAAATCAACTTGTTGAAGAAGAAAAAGGTGGCGAGTTTGTAAGTTTACGTGGTGGAGATATTCGTATTGAAGATTTGAGTTTTAAATACCATGAAGATGAAAATAATGTGTTTGAAAATCTGTCGCTAACTGTTCAATCGAATCAATTAACAGCTTTAGTTGGGCCGTCAGGTGCAGGAAAATCGACTTTAATTCAAATGATTTTACGTTTATATGAGCCGACAGATGGTGCCATTGTATATAATGGGCAATTGTCAGAATCCGTATCCATTAAATCGTTACGAGAGCAAATTGCATGGCTATCGCAAGATAATGTGTTGCTAAATGCTAGTATTCGTGAAAATCTAATATATTCATTAGCAGCAGTGCCAGATGAACAGCAGTTATGGAATGTTTTGGAACGAGTTGACTTGAAAGAAATGGTAGAAAATTTACCGAATCAGTTAGACAGTGAAGTTGGAGAAATGGGTTCTAATCTTTCTGGTGGGCAAAAGCAACGTTTACAATTTGCTAGAGCATTATTAGAGAAAGCACCAGTCATTATTCTTGATGAGGCAACTGCTCATTTGGATAGTCAATCTGAAAAAATAATTGTGAATATTATTGAAGAGATGAGAAAAGAAACAACATTTTTTGTTATATCACATCGCTTGTCAACAACGCAAACAGCAGATAAAATTTACTTCCTAGATAAAGGTGGTAAGATTACAGGAGAAGGTACGCATTACGAATTGATGAATAATCATTCAACGTATGCAAAATTTGTAGAGAATCAGATGATTAATAGCTAA